A window of the Gemmatirosa kalamazoonensis genome harbors these coding sequences:
- a CDS encoding glycerol-3-phosphate dehydrogenase/oxidase yields MGVAGASRADRSAALAALADDTFDVLVVGGGITGAGVAREAALRGLRTALVERDDFAAGTSSRSSRLVHGGVRYLEHGHLGLVFEASRERRVLLQTAPHLVRPLAFTWPVYRGARVPRWKLEAGLALYDALALFRNVGNHRPLGRAGVLRREPALRADGLRGGSTYYDASTDDARLTLATALGARDAGATIANHAEVCGATFAREGGAVVAVRDTSAGGALEVRARVVVNATGPWGDSVPGLAPPGTHRVLGSKGAHVAVPAERIGNRGAVTMLSPVDGRVMFVLPAGRLSIIGTTETPAERGPDEVRASAADVDYLLRSANGFFPDAHLVRDDVVAAWAGIRPLAASRAGTAGAGSASREHVVERDPRGLVTVSGGKLTTYRAMAAEIVDAVAELVGGGRARDRARTATLPLPGGDVPSLAEIEREAARRVGDAAVATRLARAYGGDWARVWGYVDRDPLLGRAIVPGLPYVAAELAHAVEHELAATLADLLVRRVPLAFETRDNGRAAARVAADVVAPRLGWSADDATRALGAYDREAARLFAID; encoded by the coding sequence GTGGGCGTAGCTGGGGCGTCGCGCGCGGACAGAAGCGCCGCGCTCGCCGCGCTCGCCGACGACACGTTCGACGTCCTCGTCGTCGGCGGCGGCATCACCGGCGCCGGCGTCGCGCGCGAGGCCGCACTCCGCGGGCTCCGCACCGCGCTCGTCGAGCGCGACGATTTCGCCGCCGGCACCTCCAGCCGGTCCTCCCGGCTCGTGCACGGCGGCGTCCGCTACCTCGAGCACGGCCACCTCGGGCTCGTGTTCGAGGCCAGCCGCGAGCGGCGCGTCCTGCTGCAGACGGCGCCGCACCTCGTCCGCCCGCTCGCGTTCACCTGGCCGGTGTACCGCGGCGCGCGCGTGCCGCGCTGGAAGCTCGAGGCGGGGCTCGCGCTCTACGACGCGCTCGCGCTGTTCCGCAACGTCGGCAACCACCGCCCCCTCGGCCGCGCCGGCGTCCTGCGTCGCGAGCCCGCGCTCCGCGCCGACGGGCTCCGCGGCGGCTCGACCTACTACGACGCGTCGACCGACGACGCGCGCCTGACGCTCGCCACCGCCCTCGGCGCCCGCGACGCGGGCGCCACGATCGCGAACCACGCCGAGGTGTGCGGCGCGACGTTCGCCCGCGAGGGCGGCGCCGTGGTCGCCGTGCGCGACACGTCGGCCGGCGGCGCGCTCGAGGTCCGCGCGCGCGTGGTCGTGAACGCGACGGGCCCGTGGGGGGACTCGGTGCCCGGGCTCGCGCCCCCCGGCACGCACCGCGTGCTCGGCTCCAAGGGGGCGCACGTCGCCGTGCCGGCGGAGCGCATCGGCAACCGCGGCGCGGTGACCATGCTCTCGCCGGTCGACGGCCGCGTGATGTTCGTGCTCCCTGCCGGCCGGCTCTCCATCATCGGCACCACCGAGACGCCGGCCGAGCGCGGGCCCGACGAGGTGCGCGCGTCCGCGGCCGACGTCGACTACCTGCTCCGCTCCGCGAACGGCTTCTTCCCCGACGCGCACCTCGTGCGCGACGACGTCGTCGCGGCGTGGGCCGGCATCCGCCCGCTCGCCGCGTCGCGCGCCGGCACCGCGGGCGCCGGGAGCGCGTCGCGCGAGCACGTCGTGGAGCGCGATCCGCGCGGCCTCGTGACGGTGAGCGGGGGCAAGCTCACGACGTATCGCGCGATGGCGGCCGAGATCGTGGACGCGGTCGCGGAGCTGGTGGGCGGCGGCCGTGCACGCGACCGCGCCCGCACGGCGACGCTGCCACTGCCGGGCGGCGACGTGCCGTCGCTCGCCGAGATCGAGCGCGAGGCGGCGCGGCGTGTGGGCGACGCGGCGGTCGCGACGCGGCTCGCCCGCGCGTACGGCGGAGACTGGGCGCGCGTGTGGGGCTACGTGGACCGCGACCCGTTGCTCGGCCGCGCGATCGTGCCCGGGCTGCCGTACGTCGCCGCGGAGCTCGCGCACGCCGTGGAGCACGAGCTGGCGGCGACGCTCGCCGACCTGCTCGTGCGGCGCGTGCCGCTCGCGTTCGAGACGCGCGACAACGGGCGTGCGGCGGCACGGGTGGCAGCGGACGTCGTCGCGCCGCGACTCGGCTGGTCGGCCGACGACGCGACGCGCGCGTTAGGCGCCTACGATCGCGAGGCGGCGCGGCTGTTCGCGATCGACTGA